GGCGGATCACAGACAATGGTGGCTACGCCGAGGCTCGGACTCGGGCTCGTCGCGGCAACGGCTCAGAGGGGAGTTCCACGAGGTGACCCAGCACGATCCAGCGCGCACCCGCGCCACGATGAGGGACGTCGCGCGCCTGGCCGGCGTCTCCAAGACCACGGTCTCGCGCGTGCTCAACGGCTCCGATCTCGTCACTGACGAGACCCGCACCCAGGTCGAGGACGCCATGCAGCGCGCCGGCTATGTCGTCTCCTACCAGGCGCGCAGCCTCGCCACCGGCCGCTCCGACGCGGTGGCGCTGCTGGTCACCGAGCCGTTCCAGGACATGTGGACCGACCCGACCTTCGCCTCGATCCTCGGCGGCACCTACAGCGCGCTGTCCTCCACGCCGATGACTCCGCTGCTGCTGCAGGCCTCGTCCCCGAATGAACAGACCAAAGTGCGCAGTCTGCTCGAGCAGGGCGTGGTCGACGGGATCATCCACCTCACCCCGTACGTGGACACCGTGCTGCTGGAGCACCTCTCCACCATGCGCACCCCCACCGTGCTGTGCGGGCGCCTGCCCGGCGACCCGTACGCCGGCCAGTTCTCCACCGTGTACGCGGACGACGAGATCGGGGCCCGACTCGCCGCCACCCGCCTCGCCGAGCGCGGACGCGAGCATCCCGTCGCCCTTCTCGGCCCCCGGGAGAACCCCGCCAACATGGACCGGCTCGCCGGCTACCGCGCGGTACTGGGGGAACTGCTCCCCGAGGAGCGCGTGCGCTTCGGCGAGTGGGACGAGCGCTCCGGGCATGAGGCCGCCACCCAGGTCCTGGCCACCGGGAAGGAGGTGGATGCGCTGCTGTGCGCCTCGGACCGCATCGCCGTCGGAGCCCTGGAGGCGCTCCAGGAGGCCGGATTGCGCGTTCCCGAGGACGTCTCCGTGATCGGCTTCGACGACCACCCGTTGGCGGCGCGGTCCACTCCCCCGCTGACCACGGTCGCCCAGCCCATGGTCAGCGAGGGCGAGGTCGCGGTGGGACTGCTGAAGGAGTTGCTGGAGGGTGGTGCGCCGCGCACCGAGGTGCTGCCGATGGAGCTGCGGCGGCGGGCGTCGGCGTAGAACGGGGTGAGTGCGGGGCCAACGCCGCGCACGACATCCAGTGCACGCCTTGGGGCGGACGATGCGTGGCGCTGCGACATGCTTTCACGACACCTGCGCCGGCACCCTCCGAAGCGAAGGGCGGCGACCTTACAGCTCAGCACTCAGCGCGACCGCTGCATCACTCAACCCTTGATCGCACCTGAAGCCATACCTGTTGCCATTCGATTCTGCACCAATGCGAAGAGAATCATGACGGGCAGTGCGATCAGCACGGAGCCGGCCATCACCCCACCCCAGTCCGAGCCGCGCAGTCCCTGCTGGAATGACTGAAGCCAGAGCGGAAGAGTCACGGACGTATTCCGGGACAGCATGACCAGCGCGAGGGTGTACTCGTTCCAAGAATGCAAGAAAGCGAACACGCTGGTGGAGACGATGCCAGGGGCGAGCAGCGGCAGGGTGACCTTCATAAACGCCTTGAGGCGCGAGCAGCCGTCCACCATGGCGGCCTGCTCTAATTCCTGGGGTATCCCTCCCACAAAACCGCGCATCATCCACACCACGAAAGGGAGGACGCCGCCGATATAAAGCAGGGACAGCCCAAAAACGGAGTTCAGCAAGCTCCATCCGTCGAGCATTCGATACTGAGAGATGAAGAGTGCTTCCGCGGGAATCATCTGGACGACGAGCACCGCAACGATCAGGGATTTACGTCCAAGAAATCCGAAGCGCGCCAATGCCAGAGCCGCCAAAAGCGCGCCGAACGTCGTCACGATGACCGTGATGAACGCGGCGACCATCGACGTTGCCATCGCAGACCAGAACGAAGGGTCCGTCAGCACTCCACGAAAATTCTCCATGGTCAGTGTTTCGGGAACTAGATGAGGTGGACTTGCAAGCAGATCCTCTTCGGGCTGAAGAGCCGAATTCACCATCCAATAGACCGGAAGGAACCACACCAGCGCGATCACTACGAGCGCTACGTTGACGAGCGGATGAGGCTTGCCGCGCCGACGACCTCGGCGTCGCCGAAAGGTCTCCGTCTCGGCCAGCGGCTCCCGATTCGCAGCGTTGGGAGAGTTGGCGGCCGAGGCAACGGTGGCGCTTGTCATATCTGTCACTGGATTTCCCCTCGCGTCCACAGCATGTGGATGTATTTGCTGGTGATGATCAGGGTCACCAGCAAGATGATCATGGCCAGTGCAGAGGCAACGCCGTAATCACCCTGCGATATACCCACCTGGTAGACGTACGTGCCCAGCAGGTTTGTCTCCGTCGAGATTCCGCCGGACTGCTGCAGGACATGGATCTGCGTGAATACACGGAGATCCCAGATGATCTGGAGCACCGCCATCAGAGAGACTACTGGCGCGACCGTCGGGAAAATCACGTGCTGGAGTCGCTTCAGATAACCTGCACCATCGAGCTCAGCGGCTTCGATCTGGGCGTCATCAACCTGCGTCAGGGCGGCGAATATCGAAATAGTCACCAGCGGTATCGAAGCCCAAACAATGACGGCGGACGCGACAATAAAGAAAGTCCAGTAGCTACTGGCCAGCCACGAGAATCCTTCGAACTGGCTCAGCCCCATACCTGTGAGAAGATAATTGACCAGTCCGAAGTTCGGATCGATGAGCCACTGCCACACGGTGAGCGCGGCGATGAGCGGCATGGCCCACACAACGATGAGCACGACGTTCATCACCACGCTCGCGAACGACGAAGCCGCCCGCATCAACAGGGCGATCCCGAGCCCGATGACCATCGTGAAACCGGCAGTCCAGAGACAGAATGCGAGAGACTTGAGAAGAACGGTCCAAAAGTACGGATCGGAGATAATGGCAGCGTAGTTGTCCAACCACACCCACTCGGCGGGTTGTCCGAATTGTTGCGCGAGACCGAACTCTTGGAAGGACATGACCAGCTGGCGCAGCATCGGGTACCCCTGTGCCACCAGGACCAGCGCCACAGCTGGCAAGAGAAGGATGTAGGGGGCGAGCCGGTGAGAGAGAGCCGGTCGCCGCGAGCGGGCTTCAACAGGCATAGGTTTTCCTTTCAGACGGTGGCACACCATCTCCCGCCTGCGTGCGGGCCACGGCCAGAGCATCGGGATACGTCACTCCTCGTTGAGAATGTCCTCGATCTTCTGCCCATAGTCAGCGGCGGATGAGTTGACGTCACCACCCTGAGCAATCGTCGTGTAGAAGTTGCGTACGAAGCTATCTGCCGCCGCACCCCACTGTGGACTGTTCGGGGTAAGCTTCGAGTTTTCAACGATCTTCCCGGAAATCTTGCCGAACGGTCCACTGACGCTATCGCCATACTTCGTATTTCCCGGCACCCAACCATCGTCGCCCATGAGCTTCTGGAACTTCTCGCCGAAAATTATGCGCAACGCTTGCTTCGCAAGTGCCGGATTCTTCGCGTTTGCAGCGAGAGAAATATTGGAGCCGCCCGCGAAAGTTTCGCCCACCTCACCCTCGACATTACTCGGAATGGGCATGACGGCGACCTTGTCCTCCTCCCACAAGACCGGGTCGATCTTCGCACCGATGTTGCCGGTGGCTACGAGAACGCCCACCTTGTGCTCGTTGAAATACTTCTCGAACGCTTTCTGCGAGGCCTGCGAATCGAGTTCATAGTTCGTGCCGTCTTCGAAGATTCGCTGGATGCGGTCAAGTGAATCGATGCTCGCCGGGTCCGTCAACATTTCGTTCCACGTGCCCCCATCCTTGACCGCCCACGAGCCGCCCCCCGCGAAAAGGAGTGAGTCCACGGCATGGGAATCCACTGCGGCCAGGTACATGCCCGAGAAGTCGGGGACGTCCTCCGGATTGGCGTTGCCGACAGCGATGACAGCCTCGGCGAACTCGTCAAGTGTCTTGGGCTCGGGGATGTTGGCGGCCTCGAAGAGATCCTTGCGGTAAAACACTCCGCGGGCCCCTGCGTAGAGCGGAACGGCGAACAGCTCGCCGTCCCAGCGCCCGGCGTCGACGAAGCTCTGAATGAGGTCGTCGCCCCCGAGGTCTTCGTAGATGTCATCGAGCGCGGCAAACGCGCCGACGCTGGTGAAGACGGAGGACTGCGTGTTCCCGGTCTCTACCAGATCTGGGCTCTCAGACTCGGACGCCAGGGAGGTCTGCTGCTTGGAAACGATGCCGTCCCAGGGCTGGATCTCTACCGTGCACGTGTTGCCTTCGTTCTCCGCGGCGAAAGTCGTCTCGAGGTGCTCGATGGCGGCATCGGAGATCGACCCCTCCATGAACCACACGCGAACGTTCTCACCTGTGATGTCAGCAGGGTCGACATTCTCGGCGCGCTTCTTGGAGTCGCCGCTGCATGCTGAGAGCCCGAGGGCGGAGCCAGTGGCAGCTATGGCGGACATCGAGAGTAGTCCACGTCGTGTGGGCGTGAATGGCATCGCAGTCTCCTATCAAGGAACGTGGTGCAACCTTGCACAACTGACGCAAGTGTGTACGGAATCACCAAGAGTGTCAAGTGGAGTGACAGAGAGGCGGATGCGGGTCGACACAGCCTGTCCGCTGTCAGGTTTCGACACGATCGCTGATGGCGTGAAGCATCCGCGAGACGTGGTGCGGATCCGAGCGCAGGATGTGAAAACCGGCGCTGGCGACGTCCGTCTCAGACAGGGAGGCTGATGCCGCTGTCACGCTCAGGCCGCGTGCATTGAGCGGGAGAGCGCGCTGGTGAAGATTCTGCCGCACTGGATCGATGAGGAGGTCGCCAGCTCGGGCCAGTTCGCCGCCCAGCACGATGACGTCCGGGTCCAGGAGGTGGCAGACACCCACCAGTGCCTTTCCGAGCAGGCCCCCGATGTCGGCGATCAAGCTGCGACAAGCGCGGGAGCCGTCGTTCGCCGAGGCCACGAGATCGTCAACGGTGGCGTCTGCCCCGAGGATCGCGCTTGCGCGAGTGCTCACCACCTGTTCGTCCACGTACTGCATGAGGCAGCCGCGGTTGCCGCATTCACAGGGGAGCCCCTCGAGGTCGATGCTCATATGTCCCAGCTCACCGGCGCCGCCGTGGCTCCCCTGGACGATTGTTCCGTGAAGGATCTGGCCCATGGTGATGCCGTGCGATAGGTGCACGTAGATAAGATTGTGCGCCTGGCCATTCGAGTGCATGTGGTGTTCGGCCAGGGCGAGCAGGCGAGATGTGTTCTCGATGGCGACGGGGGCGCCCAGTGCGCCCTCCATGGTCGTT
The window above is part of the Brachybacterium vulturis genome. Proteins encoded here:
- a CDS encoding LacI family DNA-binding transcriptional regulator codes for the protein MTQHDPARTRATMRDVARLAGVSKTTVSRVLNGSDLVTDETRTQVEDAMQRAGYVVSYQARSLATGRSDAVALLVTEPFQDMWTDPTFASILGGTYSALSSTPMTPLLLQASSPNEQTKVRSLLEQGVVDGIIHLTPYVDTVLLEHLSTMRTPTVLCGRLPGDPYAGQFSTVYADDEIGARLAATRLAERGREHPVALLGPRENPANMDRLAGYRAVLGELLPEERVRFGEWDERSGHEAATQVLATGKEVDALLCASDRIAVGALEALQEAGLRVPEDVSVIGFDDHPLAARSTPPLTTVAQPMVSEGEVAVGLLKELLEGGAPRTEVLPMELRRRASA
- a CDS encoding carbohydrate ABC transporter permease, which encodes MPVEARSRRPALSHRLAPYILLLPAVALVLVAQGYPMLRQLVMSFQEFGLAQQFGQPAEWVWLDNYAAIISDPYFWTVLLKSLAFCLWTAGFTMVIGLGIALLMRAASSFASVVMNVVLIVVWAMPLIAALTVWQWLIDPNFGLVNYLLTGMGLSQFEGFSWLASSYWTFFIVASAVIVWASIPLVTISIFAALTQVDDAQIEAAELDGAGYLKRLQHVIFPTVAPVVSLMAVLQIIWDLRVFTQIHVLQQSGGISTETNLLGTYVYQVGISQGDYGVASALAMIILLVTLIITSKYIHMLWTRGEIQ
- a CDS encoding extracellular solute-binding protein, with translation MPFTPTRRGLLSMSAIAATGSALGLSACSGDSKKRAENVDPADITGENVRVWFMEGSISDAAIEHLETTFAAENEGNTCTVEIQPWDGIVSKQQTSLASESESPDLVETGNTQSSVFTSVGAFAALDDIYEDLGGDDLIQSFVDAGRWDGELFAVPLYAGARGVFYRKDLFEAANIPEPKTLDEFAEAVIAVGNANPEDVPDFSGMYLAAVDSHAVDSLLFAGGGSWAVKDGGTWNEMLTDPASIDSLDRIQRIFEDGTNYELDSQASQKAFEKYFNEHKVGVLVATGNIGAKIDPVLWEEDKVAVMPIPSNVEGEVGETFAGGSNISLAANAKNPALAKQALRIIFGEKFQKLMGDDGWVPGNTKYGDSVSGPFGKISGKIVENSKLTPNSPQWGAAADSFVRNFYTTIAQGGDVNSSAADYGQKIEDILNEE
- a CDS encoding ROK family transcriptional regulator, producing the protein MLSSSKERALATLISQGPMHRADLARALEVSRTTVTNVTQELLADGMLDSDQGTALRSKLWITHAAGVIVSVVCRLRSTVVAVSSLDGRTTALRSATQEPYDLGGHRLTTATHLIEELLAQIGNPPVLAGHVAVNTQIDVLTGEIVGGRASKRWTGFNPRTTMEGALGAPVAIENTSRLLALAEHHMHSNGQAHNLIYVHLSHGITMGQILHGTIVQGSHGGAGELGHMSIDLEGLPCECGNRGCLMQYVDEQVVSTRASAILGADATVDDLVASANDGSRACRSLIADIGGLLGKALVGVCHLLDPDVIVLGGELARAGDLLIDPVRQNLHQRALPLNARGLSVTAASASLSETDVASAGFHILRSDPHHVSRMLHAISDRVET
- a CDS encoding carbohydrate ABC transporter permease; its protein translation is MTSATVASAANSPNAANREPLAETETFRRRRGRRRGKPHPLVNVALVVIALVWFLPVYWMVNSALQPEEDLLASPPHLVPETLTMENFRGVLTDPSFWSAMATSMVAAFITVIVTTFGALLAALALARFGFLGRKSLIVAVLVVQMIPAEALFISQYRMLDGWSLLNSVFGLSLLYIGGVLPFVVWMMRGFVGGIPQELEQAAMVDGCSRLKAFMKVTLPLLAPGIVSTSVFAFLHSWNEYTLALVMLSRNTSVTLPLWLQSFQQGLRGSDWGGVMAGSVLIALPVMILFALVQNRMATGMASGAIKG